One segment of Paenibacillus rhizovicinus DNA contains the following:
- a CDS encoding D-glycero-alpha-D-manno-heptose-1,7-bisphosphate 7-phosphatase — MSEFKALFLDRDGVINVEKNYVYRIEDFEFMDGILDVLGYFQEQGYLLIVITNQAGIGRGYYTEDDFNRLNDWMIQQLADKGIHITQVYYCPYHPEHGIGSYKQDSFDRKPNPGMLLKAVREYDINLDSSILIGDKESDIQAGKKAGVNKNVLLNQQNDNHNKSSLADVIIHSLMQIIDL; from the coding sequence ATGAGTGAATTTAAGGCGCTGTTCCTCGACCGTGATGGGGTTATAAATGTAGAAAAAAATTATGTTTATCGGATAGAAGATTTTGAGTTTATGGATGGCATTTTAGATGTCCTGGGTTATTTTCAAGAGCAAGGTTATCTTCTCATCGTAATTACCAATCAGGCAGGGATAGGAAGAGGGTATTACACAGAAGATGATTTTAATCGGCTGAATGATTGGATGATACAGCAACTGGCCGATAAAGGAATTCATATTACACAAGTTTATTACTGTCCGTATCATCCGGAACATGGGATTGGTTCTTATAAGCAAGATAGCTTTGATCGTAAACCGAATCCTGGGATGTTGTTGAAGGCTGTGAGAGAATATGATATTAATCTCGACAGTTCGATATTAATCGGAGACAAGGAATCGGACATACAAGCAGGAAAAAAAGCAGGCGTAAATAAAAACGTCTTACTTAATCAACAAAATGATAATCATAATAAGTCGTCATTAGCTGATGTGATCATACACAGTTTAATGCAAATTATTGATCTATAA
- a CDS encoding GHMP family kinase ATP-binding protein: MIIRAKAPLRLGLGGGGTDVSPYCNEYGGYVLNATIDMYAYCTIEVTNDEKLSFYAADRGEYYESESLSTLELDGHLSLHKGVYNCIVKEYNGGQPLSFKMTTYSDAPAGSGLGSSSTMVVAILQAYCEWLNLPLGEYDMAQLAYHIERVDVGLSGGRQDQYAATFGGVNFIEFYDQERVIVNPLRVKQWIVNELEHSIVLYYTGASRESAKIIDEQVKSAEQKDAKSIEAMHELKADALLMKEAVLKGDVLTFAQYLGKSWEAKKRMATSITNSHIDQIYDIAIEAGAYSGKVSGAGGGGFMMFMVDPVRRLRVIEQLNKQDGSTMNFHFTKNGAEAWRV, encoded by the coding sequence ATGATTATACGAGCTAAAGCTCCGCTGCGATTAGGTCTTGGTGGCGGTGGAACAGATGTATCACCTTATTGCAATGAGTATGGCGGTTATGTACTTAATGCGACGATTGACATGTACGCCTATTGCACCATTGAAGTTACGAACGATGAGAAGCTGTCTTTCTACGCAGCTGATCGGGGTGAGTACTATGAAAGCGAGTCTTTATCGACGCTAGAATTGGATGGCCATTTGAGCTTGCATAAAGGTGTCTACAATTGCATCGTGAAAGAATACAATGGAGGCCAGCCGCTCTCCTTTAAAATGACAACGTACTCTGATGCGCCGGCTGGATCTGGATTGGGCTCCTCCTCGACAATGGTGGTGGCTATTCTGCAAGCCTATTGCGAATGGTTGAATCTTCCGCTCGGGGAGTATGACATGGCCCAACTGGCCTATCATATCGAGCGTGTTGATGTAGGATTAAGCGGTGGTCGCCAAGATCAATATGCTGCTACATTTGGTGGAGTTAACTTTATTGAGTTTTACGATCAAGAGAGAGTTATTGTAAATCCACTACGTGTAAAACAATGGATCGTGAATGAGCTTGAACATTCCATTGTTCTATATTACACAGGGGCATCTCGGGAATCTGCGAAGATCATAGACGAACAGGTGAAAAGTGCTGAGCAGAAAGACGCTAAATCGATTGAGGCCATGCATGAGCTGAAAGCGGATGCGCTGTTGATGAAGGAGGCTGTGCTCAAGGGCGATGTCTTAACCTTCGCACAATACCTCGGTAAGTCGTGGGAAGCAAAGAAGCGAATGGCAACATCCATAACAAATTCTCACATTGATCAAATTTACGATATAGCGATCGAAGCTGGGGCTTACTCTGGCAAGGTATCCGGAGCTGGCGGCGGCGGGTTTATGATGTTCATGGTCGATCCTGTGCGGAGACTTCGTGTAATCGAACAGTTGAACAAGCAAGATGGAAGTACAATGAATTTCCATTTCACCAAGAATGGTGCAGAGGCTTGGCGTGTCTAA
- the rfbC gene encoding dTDP-4-dehydrorhamnose 3,5-epimerase, whose product MKVIDTKFIGAKLIEPAVFGDHRGFFMESYNAQRFAEQGLNHAFVQDNHAFSVEVGVLRGLHYQLSPKAQTKLVRVTAGAVYDVIVDLRRGSPTYGQWEGFILSAENKRQLLVPKGFAHGYCTLEPNTEFLYKVDDYYAPEHDRGIAWNDPGLSIDWPISTPILSGKDEKHPPLAQAEHNYTFEG is encoded by the coding sequence ATGAAAGTCATCGATACGAAGTTCATAGGCGCAAAGCTGATCGAACCGGCGGTGTTCGGTGATCATCGCGGTTTCTTCATGGAATCATACAATGCACAGCGCTTCGCGGAGCAGGGATTAAACCATGCGTTCGTGCAAGATAATCACGCCTTTTCCGTCGAGGTCGGCGTGCTTAGAGGGCTGCATTATCAATTAAGCCCTAAGGCACAGACGAAGCTCGTGCGAGTGACGGCCGGTGCGGTCTACGATGTCATTGTTGATTTGCGTCGTGGTTCACCTACGTATGGACAATGGGAAGGTTTCATACTGTCGGCGGAGAACAAGCGTCAGCTACTCGTCCCGAAGGGCTTCGCGCATGGATATTGCACGCTTGAGCCGAATACAGAGTTTCTGTACAAAGTGGACGATTATTATGCACCCGAACATGACCGCGGCATTGCATGGAACGATCCGGGGCTGTCGATTGACTGGCCGATCAGCACGCCGATACTGTCGGGCAAAGATGAGAAGCATCCGCCCCTCGCACAGGCCGAGCACAATTATACATTCGAAGGGTGA
- a CDS encoding D-sedoheptulose-7-phosphate isomerase, with product MDITLEQLVTKYPELEVCLSDIQVVFTKMRDSFREGGKLLLCGNGGSAADCEHIAGELMKGFMLRRALPEAHQSKLEALFPGEGHAIADQLQGALPTISLVGATSFWTAYANDMNPEFVFAQQVYGLGRVNDVLLGISTSGNSKNVIRAIQVAKAQGLITIGLTGRDGGKMASLCDVVIRVPLDSTPDIQERHLPIYHAICILLEKYFFV from the coding sequence ATGGATATTACACTAGAACAGCTTGTTACTAAGTATCCAGAACTTGAAGTATGCCTAAGCGATATACAAGTAGTCTTTACAAAAATGCGAGATAGCTTCCGCGAGGGAGGGAAACTGCTACTTTGCGGGAATGGAGGATCGGCAGCTGATTGTGAGCACATTGCAGGTGAACTCATGAAGGGTTTTATGTTAAGGCGTGCTCTCCCTGAGGCTCATCAGAGTAAGCTCGAAGCCCTTTTTCCTGGGGAAGGACATGCTATAGCTGATCAATTGCAAGGAGCGCTGCCAACGATTTCTCTTGTTGGGGCAACCTCGTTCTGGACGGCATATGCGAATGATATGAATCCAGAGTTTGTTTTTGCTCAACAAGTTTATGGATTAGGCAGAGTGAATGATGTTCTACTTGGAATTTCAACATCTGGAAACTCAAAGAATGTTATTCGTGCAATCCAGGTTGCAAAGGCCCAAGGTCTAATCACTATTGGTTTGACAGGAAGAGACGGTGGGAAAATGGCATCGTTATGTGATGTTGTGATTCGAGTCCCGTTAGACAGTACTCCTGATATACAAGAAAGGCATTTACCAATATACCATGCGATTTGTATTCTGCTAGAGAAATATTTCTTTGTATGA
- the rfbD gene encoding dTDP-4-dehydrorhamnose reductase, whose protein sequence is MSADAVVRLLVTGANGQLGQELVHLSNDRVHIVGFGRDQLDITDLARCREVLGEVKPDGVVHAAAYTAVDKAESEPEKAYRVNALGTRNLAIAAEELGIKLLYVSTDYVFDGRGTAPYDEYDNTNPQSVYGKSKRAGEVLLQSLSSRWFIVRTSWVYGKYGNNFVKTMLKLAGERDSLTVVADQIGSPTFTRDLGAFLIDLMQTEKYGVYHASNTGTCSWYEFAQAIFEESGMPVRTEPCTTEQFPRPAPRPSYSVMDHAAIRQNGLYDLRPWREALREFLLEHNQ, encoded by the coding sequence ATGAGCGCGGATGCGGTGGTAAGGCTGCTGGTGACAGGGGCGAATGGACAATTAGGTCAAGAACTGGTTCATCTGAGCAATGACCGCGTGCATATCGTTGGATTCGGCCGAGACCAGCTAGATATAACAGATCTTGCACGTTGCCGTGAAGTGCTGGGGGAAGTAAAGCCAGACGGAGTGGTGCATGCTGCTGCTTATACTGCAGTCGATAAGGCGGAGTCAGAACCGGAGAAGGCCTATCGCGTGAACGCGTTAGGTACGCGCAATCTGGCAATCGCGGCGGAGGAGCTTGGCATTAAGCTGCTCTATGTCAGCACTGACTATGTATTCGATGGTCGCGGTACAGCGCCATACGACGAGTATGATAACACGAATCCGCAATCCGTTTACGGTAAGTCGAAGCGTGCAGGGGAAGTGTTACTGCAAAGTTTGTCGAGCCGGTGGTTCATCGTGCGTACATCATGGGTGTACGGCAAATATGGCAACAACTTTGTGAAAACGATGCTGAAGCTCGCGGGGGAGCGGGACTCACTTACCGTGGTGGCGGATCAGATCGGCTCACCTACGTTTACACGCGATTTAGGGGCTTTCTTGATCGATCTGATGCAGACGGAGAAGTATGGGGTGTATCACGCATCGAATACGGGCACCTGTTCATGGTACGAGTTTGCGCAGGCGATATTCGAAGAGAGCGGTATGCCTGTTCGCACTGAGCCCTGTACAACAGAGCAGTTCCCACGCCCGGCGCCACGTCCGTCTTATTCGGTGATGGATCACGCGGCAATTCGTCAGAATGGATTATATGATCTGCGGCCATGGCGCGAGGCACTCCGGGAGTTTCTGCTGGAGCATAACCAATAA
- a CDS encoding acyltransferase family protein yields the protein MSKSIAEHLNQKANNFDFLRLFAATLVIFSHSYPLTGHAEVPVPFVLNSYGSLGVKIFFLISGFLIMSSFLRNPSVVMYFKARILRVIPGLLFALALSSLVLGPLVSTLSPSDYFNNHQTYDYFKMLFLYSVRYILPGVFEGNVYPQSVNGSLWTLEYEFTFYIMIAILGVTRLLVDKRVVLFVFFMFLTLTYYQTWLVDKSVGTIHIRDFFEFGLYFSAGMLLYSFRDYIRIDRLVAIFCVVLLLFSTWHGGLGPELFVFIGGYLIIYLALSPDIRLTWVSRFGDFSYGMYIFAFPVQQLVVYLNGGTMKSPFMNFIISFIITLILSIISWHLVEKHALKLKRISISHLFRTKFISQDRTVK from the coding sequence ATGTCCAAATCAATAGCTGAGCATTTAAATCAAAAAGCAAACAACTTTGATTTTTTACGGTTATTCGCTGCTACTCTAGTAATATTTTCGCACTCATATCCATTAACAGGGCATGCTGAGGTTCCAGTTCCATTTGTTTTGAATTCTTATGGGAGTTTGGGTGTGAAAATCTTTTTTCTCATTAGTGGCTTTTTAATTATGAGTAGTTTTTTGAGAAATCCTAGCGTAGTGATGTATTTTAAGGCGCGGATTTTGCGTGTTATTCCAGGACTTTTGTTTGCTCTAGCTCTTTCTAGTCTCGTACTCGGTCCTTTGGTTTCTACACTGTCTCCTAGTGATTATTTTAACAATCATCAAACTTATGATTATTTTAAAATGTTGTTTTTATATTCCGTTAGATATATCTTACCTGGTGTTTTTGAAGGTAATGTGTATCCGCAAAGTGTTAATGGGTCTTTGTGGACATTAGAGTATGAATTTACATTTTATATTATGATTGCCATACTTGGTGTAACAAGACTTTTGGTTGACAAGCGAGTGGTCCTGTTTGTATTTTTTATGTTTTTAACATTGACCTACTATCAAACATGGCTTGTTGATAAAAGCGTTGGAACGATTCATATCAGAGATTTTTTTGAATTTGGACTTTACTTTTCTGCCGGTATGTTACTGTATTCGTTTAGGGATTATATTCGAATCGATCGTTTAGTTGCAATATTTTGTGTTGTGTTACTGTTATTCTCAACATGGCATGGTGGGCTAGGGCCGGAGCTTTTTGTTTTTATTGGGGGATATCTTATTATATATTTAGCTCTATCTCCTGATATTCGACTAACATGGGTTTCGCGTTTTGGTGATTTTTCGTACGGAATGTATATATTTGCATTTCCTGTTCAGCAGTTAGTAGTATATCTAAATGGAGGAACAATGAAGAGTCCGTTTATGAATTTTATTATATCGTTTATCATCACACTTATTTTGTCCATAATATCATGGCATTTAGTTGAAAAGCATGCTTTAAAACTTAAAAGAATCTCAATTAGTCACTTATTTAGGACCAAATTTATATCCCAAGATAGAACTGTTAAATAA
- a CDS encoding sulfotransferase gives MFIIFGSPRSGTTLLSSVLDAHDDIVVPDETDFIV, from the coding sequence ATGTTTATTATTTTTGGCTCGCCTAGGTCAGGTACTACATTGCTATCTTCCGTTCTTGATGCACATGATGATATTGTAGTCCCTGATGAGACTGATTTCATTGTTTGA
- a CDS encoding nucleotidyltransferase family protein gives MEAIILAGGFGTRLREVVADVPKPMAPIRGVPFLTYLFEYLISNGISRAVLCTGYKHEVIHAYYGDVYKTLSLLYSVEDEPLGTGGAIKKGLSQVKSEQVAILNGDTFFEIADLQAMLSFHRENQAALTIGAKQMYDFDRYGTLLLADDNRIEGFKEKQAMDQGYINGGVYILNRSELMHDSIPERFSFETEYMQMYYGNKRFLAYKSEGYFIDIGIPADYHRAEKELFYE, from the coding sequence ATGGAAGCTATTATTCTAGCAGGTGGATTCGGGACACGATTAAGAGAAGTCGTAGCTGACGTCCCTAAGCCGATGGCTCCTATTCGGGGAGTCCCCTTTCTAACCTACTTATTCGAGTATCTCATTAGTAACGGTATAAGTCGTGCGGTTCTTTGCACAGGTTACAAACATGAGGTAATCCATGCTTATTATGGCGATGTATATAAAACTTTAAGTTTGCTTTACTCTGTTGAAGACGAGCCTCTTGGTACCGGAGGGGCCATAAAGAAAGGGCTGTCTCAAGTGAAGTCTGAACAAGTGGCTATCTTGAATGGAGACACGTTCTTCGAAATTGCTGATCTCCAGGCCATGTTGTCCTTCCACAGGGAGAATCAAGCTGCATTAACAATCGGTGCGAAACAGATGTATGACTTTGACCGGTACGGAACTCTGTTGCTGGCCGATGACAATCGGATCGAAGGCTTTAAAGAGAAACAAGCTATGGATCAGGGATACATTAACGGCGGTGTATATATTCTGAATAGAAGCGAGCTGATGCACGACTCAATACCTGAGCGCTTCTCTTTTGAAACCGAGTATATGCAGATGTATTACGGCAACAAGCGATTTCTCGCTTACAAGAGCGAGGGTTACTTTATAGATATAGGCATTCCTGCCGACTATCATCGAGCAGAGAAGGAGCTATTCTATGAGTGA
- the rfbB gene encoding dTDP-glucose 4,6-dehydratase: MRMLVTGGAGFIGSNFVHYMLREHPEDRIINVDSLTYAGNLENLHAVENEPNYQFARVDITSREALRPLFEQGIDVVVNFAAESHVDRSILEPDVFVRTNILGTQTLLDLAKEFKVRKFVQVSTDEVYGTLGDTGLFSETTPLAANSPYSASKAGADLLVRAYHETFGLSVNITRCSNNYGPYQFPEKLIPLMIQNALADKQLPVYGDGLNVRDWLYVEDHCSAIDLVIRKGVNGEVYNVGGNNERNNLQVVRTILQELGKPESLITFVTDRLGHDRRYAIDATKIRTELGWQPKYNYESGIVETIRWYLSNQEWMEQVKSGGYRDYYDKQYGERLGG; the protein is encoded by the coding sequence ATGCGTATGCTTGTTACCGGCGGCGCCGGGTTTATCGGCAGCAACTTTGTGCATTACATGCTGAGAGAGCATCCGGAAGATAGAATTATTAATGTGGATTCGCTAACCTATGCAGGGAACCTCGAAAACTTACATGCTGTAGAGAACGAGCCGAATTACCAATTCGCTCGTGTCGACATCACGAGTCGCGAAGCGCTTCGGCCTCTTTTCGAGCAGGGGATAGATGTAGTCGTCAACTTCGCGGCGGAGTCGCATGTTGATCGCAGTATTCTGGAACCGGATGTCTTCGTACGCACGAACATTCTGGGGACGCAAACCTTGCTCGACTTGGCGAAGGAGTTTAAGGTTCGCAAGTTTGTCCAGGTTTCGACGGATGAAGTATACGGTACGCTCGGCGACACGGGACTGTTCAGTGAAACGACGCCGCTAGCCGCGAATAGTCCTTACTCCGCAAGCAAGGCAGGAGCCGATCTGCTCGTGCGCGCGTACCATGAGACGTTCGGATTGTCCGTGAACATTACGCGTTGCTCGAACAACTACGGTCCCTATCAATTTCCGGAAAAATTGATTCCGTTGATGATTCAGAACGCGCTCGCGGACAAGCAGCTGCCAGTGTACGGTGATGGTCTGAACGTGCGTGACTGGCTCTACGTTGAGGATCACTGCAGCGCAATCGATCTCGTGATTCGCAAAGGCGTGAATGGCGAGGTGTACAACGTCGGCGGCAACAATGAGCGGAATAATCTGCAAGTTGTGAGGACGATTTTGCAGGAGCTTGGCAAGCCGGAGTCGCTTATTACGTTCGTAACGGATCGTCTAGGTCATGATCGCCGTTACGCGATTGATGCGACGAAGATTCGCACGGAGCTTGGCTGGCAGCCGAAGTATAATTATGAATCGGGCATCGTTGAAACCATCCGCTGGTATTTGAGCAATCAAGAATGGATGGAGCAAGTAAAGTCAGGCGGTTATCGCGATTATTACGATAAGCAGTATGGGGAACGTCTAGGAGGCTAA
- a CDS encoding cellulase family glycosylhydrolase — protein MKKKYLRLAIIVGVVLLYSALIIRNELNDSDHSQSQNVVANSGAPTSEPSDISSPSPQVEVSKEFIKGVHYFGNEWPVNFWSSDLSGAGNDFSKIKNDGFNTIILVIPWGEAQPHISPVSYNQDLFGRLKMLIEKADEKGLKVILRVGYAWDYSPDVEMSHVDRVRKLYTDPTVYNAWLDYIKEIYTQIKDYPNVTMGFITWEDFWGVVDEASNTTDPAARLEFSKEIGFQTFLKNKYTLSQVSEKYDSEFSTWDQVPTPERKSEAFALFYEFMDSEIVNRFFVPAQRVFPTLSMEARIDSDPIDMKDGSIYWYSHKDTYKLPGAVYTAGYYSPAMGAENNGNEDSAAEALKRQQDLFKTINQNLDGRLFFIDQFLYMDNTPAFNHNTKVKLSELNSFVEKSAAALNKYTNGYAIWNYRSYAASTVYNPSFALKDKGWLVSGEAQVVKNGDEDYSVLLSEGGTVGQSIPKQRDFYSGFGQNVKLSFIAKADKEPAKLSIKIGDEVVVKEVTPEVENYELEIPIDKLKDYNLSFSDLNGEVQIDDIKLYSFIQEGNVYDFEGNQGSALTAFRNLNSNSGKQQKKLNGFDANAKWDETLEGSTSVLKGSYQIEGDSGSKYAWVGQVSKIQLEVTPNSSIDIKGSVPVSLYKKSNSQFKELKVDIVINDKIIASQAFVEDGELSFHIDKEQIKKVIGESTSVQLTLQANSAVNPAKAGIGKDTRDLSFIINSINVT, from the coding sequence GTGAAAAAGAAATATTTGAGATTAGCAATTATCGTTGGCGTAGTCCTATTATATTCAGCGTTAATAATAAGAAACGAATTGAACGATTCTGATCATTCACAAAGCCAAAATGTTGTAGCCAATTCAGGGGCCCCTACGAGTGAACCATCCGACATAAGTAGCCCCTCGCCTCAAGTAGAGGTGTCAAAAGAGTTTATTAAAGGGGTACATTATTTTGGTAATGAATGGCCAGTAAACTTTTGGTCATCGGATTTATCAGGCGCTGGTAATGATTTTTCGAAAATTAAAAACGACGGGTTCAATACAATTATTTTGGTTATTCCATGGGGAGAAGCACAACCTCATATATCCCCTGTTAGCTATAACCAAGATCTCTTTGGAAGACTAAAAATGCTTATAGAGAAGGCTGACGAGAAAGGCTTGAAAGTGATTCTAAGAGTGGGTTATGCATGGGATTATAGTCCGGATGTTGAAATGTCCCATGTCGATCGTGTGAGAAAATTATACACCGATCCTACCGTTTATAATGCGTGGCTGGATTATATCAAGGAGATATATACTCAAATAAAGGATTATCCGAACGTGACAATGGGCTTTATCACATGGGAGGATTTTTGGGGTGTGGTTGATGAGGCGTCGAACACAACCGATCCTGCAGCTCGGCTTGAATTTTCAAAAGAGATAGGGTTTCAAACGTTTTTGAAAAATAAATACACACTTAGTCAAGTGTCCGAGAAATATGATTCGGAATTTAGTACATGGGATCAAGTTCCAACTCCGGAACGTAAAAGTGAAGCTTTTGCTTTGTTTTATGAGTTTATGGATTCTGAAATTGTAAATAGATTTTTTGTACCTGCCCAGCGGGTTTTCCCTACTTTATCGATGGAAGCGCGCATTGACTCAGATCCAATAGATATGAAGGATGGAAGTATTTACTGGTACTCACACAAGGACACATATAAGCTTCCAGGAGCAGTATACACTGCAGGCTATTATTCTCCTGCTATGGGAGCTGAGAATAATGGGAATGAGGATTCGGCGGCAGAGGCACTTAAACGTCAGCAAGATCTATTCAAAACCATCAATCAAAATTTAGATGGTCGTTTGTTTTTCATCGACCAATTTCTCTATATGGATAATACTCCTGCCTTTAATCATAATACGAAAGTCAAGTTATCTGAACTAAACTCATTCGTAGAGAAATCCGCCGCCGCGCTCAATAAATACACTAACGGTTATGCTATTTGGAATTATAGGAGTTATGCAGCTAGTACTGTCTACAATCCGTCGTTCGCTCTTAAAGACAAGGGCTGGTTAGTGAGTGGAGAAGCGCAGGTTGTGAAGAACGGGGATGAAGATTACAGTGTTCTACTGAGCGAAGGCGGCACTGTAGGTCAATCAATTCCCAAACAAAGAGACTTTTATTCAGGGTTCGGACAGAACGTGAAATTATCGTTTATTGCAAAGGCGGATAAGGAACCTGCGAAATTAAGTATCAAGATTGGAGATGAAGTAGTTGTAAAAGAAGTTACACCTGAAGTTGAGAATTATGAATTGGAAATTCCTATCGATAAATTGAAAGACTATAATCTTTCATTTAGTGATCTAAACGGTGAAGTGCAAATTGATGACATCAAACTGTATAGTTTCATTCAAGAGGGAAATGTGTATGACTTTGAAGGAAACCAAGGGTCAGCTTTGACGGCATTTCGCAATTTGAATAGTAACTCTGGCAAGCAGCAAAAGAAGTTAAACGGGTTTGATGCGAACGCTAAGTGGGATGAGACTTTAGAGGGCAGTACCAGTGTTTTGAAAGGATCTTACCAAATTGAAGGAGATAGCGGGAGTAAGTATGCGTGGGTAGGTCAGGTGTCGAAAATTCAGTTGGAAGTAACACCAAATTCGAGTATTGACATTAAAGGTTCTGTACCAGTCAGTCTTTACAAGAAATCAAATAGTCAGTTTAAAGAACTGAAAGTTGATATTGTAATAAATGATAAAATCATCGCAAGTCAAGCTTTTGTTGAAGATGGTGAGCTTTCCTTCCATATAGATAAGGAACAGATCAAAAAAGTTATAGGGGAGTCGACATCTGTTCAACTGACATTACAGGCGAATAGTGCAGTAAACCCTGCAAAAGCAGGCATTGGTAAGGACACAAGAGATCTCTCGTTCATTATCAATTCCATTAACGTTACCTAA
- a CDS encoding sugar phosphate nucleotidyltransferase, producing MKGIVLAGGTGSRLYPLTKVTNKHLLPVGKYPMIFHAIAKLKEADIIDILIVTGKDHMGDVVNLLGSGVEMGVSFTYKVQDEAGGIAQALGLAEHFVGSDSMVVILGDNVFSDSIAPYVQGFRRQGKGAKLLIQEVHDPKRYGVPELDGDRIVSIEEKPSMPKSSYAVTGIYMFDSQVFDIVKTLKPSARGELEITDVNNEYINRGELGYDVLEGWWTDAGTHASLAKANELAQDLLFGEDFGKLKL from the coding sequence ATGAAAGGTATCGTTCTTGCAGGAGGTACAGGATCGCGTCTGTATCCACTTACGAAAGTAACGAACAAGCACTTGCTGCCAGTTGGTAAGTATCCGATGATTTTCCATGCGATAGCTAAGTTGAAGGAAGCGGATATTATTGACATCTTAATCGTCACCGGGAAGGATCACATGGGCGATGTGGTTAATCTGCTCGGCAGCGGTGTAGAGATGGGCGTCTCGTTCACTTACAAGGTGCAAGATGAAGCGGGCGGCATCGCGCAGGCGCTAGGGCTTGCTGAACATTTCGTCGGAAGTGACTCGATGGTCGTGATTTTGGGCGACAATGTATTCTCGGATAGCATCGCGCCATATGTGCAGGGATTTCGTAGGCAAGGTAAAGGTGCAAAGCTCCTTATTCAAGAGGTGCATGATCCGAAGCGCTACGGCGTGCCTGAGCTGGATGGAGATCGAATTGTTTCAATTGAAGAGAAACCTTCTATGCCTAAGAGCAGCTATGCAGTGACAGGAATCTACATGTTCGACTCGCAGGTGTTTGATATTGTGAAGACACTCAAACCTTCTGCACGAGGGGAACTGGAAATCACGGACGTTAACAATGAGTATATTAATCGCGGCGAGCTGGGATACGATGTGCTTGAAGGCTGGTGGACGGATGCAGGTACGCATGCGTCGCTGGCGAAAGCTAATGAACTGGCGCAGGATCTATTGTTCGGCGAGGACTTCGGCAAGTTGAAGTTGTAA